The following are encoded together in the Pseudomonas sp. IB20 genome:
- a CDS encoding disulfide bond formation protein B translates to MSLAPSRSLFFLAFMAGALTLGASFYLEYGALLRPCFLCQMQRIFLATFTLINLMAAFHSPRRSAAYFYAMGSMGCALLGAITAVRQVLLQNAAPEQATDCWPSLQYMIENLSLWQALQLTVKGTVDCVEINWTLFDLSLPEWSLLFFVAMLILGIMQFSPLLFGRRLGLATQ, encoded by the coding sequence ATGTCTTTGGCCCCTTCACGCTCCTTGTTTTTCCTGGCGTTCATGGCTGGTGCGCTGACGTTGGGTGCGTCTTTTTATCTTGAGTATGGCGCGCTGCTCCGTCCGTGTTTCCTGTGCCAGATGCAACGCATCTTTCTGGCAACCTTCACGCTGATCAATTTGATGGCTGCGTTCCATAGCCCACGGCGCTCTGCGGCCTACTTTTATGCGATGGGCAGCATGGGGTGTGCATTGCTCGGCGCCATCACTGCCGTACGGCAAGTGCTGCTACAAAATGCCGCGCCGGAGCAGGCCACCGATTGCTGGCCGAGCTTGCAGTACATGATCGAAAACCTGTCGTTATGGCAGGCCCTGCAATTGACGGTCAAAGGCACCGTTGATTGCGTGGAGATCAACTGGACACTGTTTGACTTGAGCCTTCCCGAGTGGAGCCTGTTGTTCTTCGTGGCGATGCTGATCCTGGGCATCATGCAGTTTTCACCGCTGTTATTCGGCCGCCGCTTGGGCCTTGCGACGCAGTAA